One Felis catus isolate Fca126 chromosome D1, F.catus_Fca126_mat1.0, whole genome shotgun sequence DNA segment encodes these proteins:
- the LOC101091306 gene encoding olfactory receptor 8B12-like encodes MATDNASSVTEFILAGLTDEPELQMPLFFLFLGFYMVTVVGNLGLITLIGLNSHLHIPMYFFLFNLSFIDVSYSTTLTPKMLMGFVAKRNIISYAGCMTQFFFFCFFVFSESYILSAMAYDRYVAICKPLLYTVTMSPQVCSLLLLGVYGMGVFGAVAHMGNIMFITFCADNFVNHYMCDIIPLLELSCNSSYINLLVVFIVVTIGIGVPIVTIFISYGFILSSILHISSTEGRSKAFSTCSSHIIVVSLFFGSGAFMYLKPPSILPLDQGKVSSIFYTAVVPMFNPLIYSLRNKDVKVALKKTLGRKFFV; translated from the coding sequence ATGGCTACAGATAATGCCTCCTCTGTGACAGAGTTTATCCTCGCAGGCTTAACAGATGAGCCAGAACTCCAGATGCccctcttcttcctgtttctagGTTTCTACATGGTCACTGTGGTGGGGAACCTGGGCCTGATAACCCTGATTGGGCTGAATTCTCACCTTCATAttcccatgtactttttcctctTCAACTTGTCCTTCATAGATGTTAGTTACTCCACGACTCTGACCCCTAAAATGCTAATGGGTTTTGTCGCAAAGAGAAACATCATTTCCTATGCAGGGTGTATgactcagttttttttcttctgtttctttgtgttttctgaatccTACATCTTGTCAGCGATGGCATATGACCGCTATGTCGCCATCTGTAAACCACTGCTATACACAGTTACCATGTCTCCTCAGGTGTGTTCACTCCTTTTGTTAGGTGTTTATGGGATGGGAGTGTTTGGAGCTGTTGCCCATATGGGAAACATAATGTTTATAACCTTTTGTGCTGACAACTTCGTCAACCACTATATGTGCGATATCATTCCCCTCCTTGAGCTCTCCTGCAACAGCTCTTACATAAATTTGCTGGTGGTCTTCATTGTTGTGACCATTGGCATTGGGGTACCCATTGTGACCATTTTTATCTCctatggtttcattctttctaGTATTCTCCATATTAGTTCTACTGAGGGCAGATCCAAAGCCTTCAGTACCTGCAGTTCCCATATAATTGTGGTATCTCTTTTCTTTGGATCAGGAGCTTTTATGTACCTCAAACCACCTTCTATTTTACCCCTTGACCAGGGGAAAGTGTCCTCCATATTCTATACTGCTGTGGTGCCCATGTTCAACCCATTAATCTATAGTCTGAGGAACAAGGATGTCAAAGTTGCCCTGAAGAAGACCTTAGGCAGAAAATTCTTCGTGTGA